In Paroedura picta isolate Pp20150507F chromosome 6, Ppicta_v3.0, whole genome shotgun sequence, one genomic interval encodes:
- the LOC143839472 gene encoding matrix metalloproteinase-27-like, giving the protein MKSSPLFLLLSVRFSYAFPTHPGIRSEEQSGQRVQEYLEQFYELEHQPKPLAWKRGNSLEGKIRQMQEFFHLNVTGKTDADTLAVMQQPRCGMPDIASFVLALPGWSKTKLTYRILNYTPDMKTADVDRAIERAFEVWSDVSPLTFTRIHQGAADLKIAFATGVHGRCPQPFWGALPALAHAFPPGYPFRGNVHFNEDYNWAADSDTEVNHARYTMRFNLFLVAAHEIGHALGLAHSNDPKALMFPYFKSTLSVDFPLTQDDIDGIQAIYGPSPHPPKEPAKPTLPKACDPKTSFDAITTMRQEVMFLKGRHYWRVYPRLSEVDYELISTFWPSLPSGIQAAYENMNDQVLFFKDNHFWVLSGLQMEPGYPRTIDHLHFPRDVKKIDAAALDKNTGKTYFFVGNQYWRYDEQSQSMDRGYPRKTREDFPGIGPKVDAAFQHNGFFYFFHKSKQWEFDLNDKRVTRVMKSNSWLNC; this is encoded by the exons ATGAAGAGCAGCCCTCTCTTTTTGCTACTCTCAGTCCGTTTTTCTTATGCATTCCCCACACACCCAGGAATCAGGAGTGAAGAACAAAGTGGGCAGCGTGTACAG GAGTACCTAGAACAGTTCTATGAGCTAGAACATCAACCGAAGCCACTAGCCTGGAAAAGGGGCAATTCCTTGGAGGGCAAAATCCGACAAATGCAAGAATTTTTCCATCTGAATGTGACGGGAAAGACAGATGCTGACACCCTCGCTGTTATGCAGCAACCAAGATGTGGCATGCCGGATATCGCCAGCTTTGTTTTGGCTCTTCCCGGATGGAGTAAAACCAAGCTTACATACAG GATCTTGAATTACACACCTGATATGAAAACAGCTGATGTGGACAGAGCCATTGAAAGAGCATTTGAGGTCTGGAGTGATGTAAGTCCTCTGACATTTACAAGGATTCATCAAGGGGCAGCGGATCTGAAGATTGCATTTGCCACTGGAG TACATGGCCGTTGTCCTCAGCCCTTTTGGGGCGCCCTGCCAGCTCTGGCGCATGCTTTCCCCCCGGGCTATCCTTTCCGCGGAAATGTCCACTTCAATGAGGATTACAACTGGGCTGCTGATTCAGATA CTGAAGTGAATCATGCACGGTATACAATGA GATTCAACTTGTTCCTCGTGGCTGCTCATGAGATAGGCCATGCTCTTGGGCTTGCACATTCTAATGACCCCAAAGCACTGATGTTCCCATACTTCAAGTCTACGCTCTCTGTTGATTTCCCTCTCACCCAAGATGATATTGATGGCATTCAAGCAATATATG GACCTTCACCTCACCCACCAAAGGAGCCAGCTAAACCAACGTTGCCTAAGGCCTGTGACCCTAAGACATCATTTGATGCCATTACTACAATGAGACAGGAAGTTATGTTTTTAAAGGGCAG GCACTACTGGAGAGTATATCCTCGTCTCTCTGAGGTCGATTATGAATTAATTTCTACCTTTTGGCCTTCCCTACCATCTGGCATCCAAGCAGCTTATGAAAACATGAATGATCAAGTTCTCTTTTTCAAAG ATAACCACTTCTGGGTCCTCAGTGGCTTACAGATGGAGCCCGGCTACCCCAGAACCATTGACCATTTGCATTTCCCACGAGACGTTAAGAAAATCGATGCTGCTGCTTTGGATAAGAATACTGGGAAAACATATTTCTTTGTTGGTAACCAGTATTGGAG ATATGATGAGCAAAGTCAATCCATGGACAGGGGGTATCCAAGAAAGACAAGAGAAGATTTTCCTGGAATTGGCCCCAAGGTTGATGCTGCTTTTCAGCATAATG GATTTTTCTATTTTTTCCATAAGTCAAAGCAGTGGGAGTTTGACCTAAATGACAAAAGAGTGACTCGTGTAATGAAAAGCAACAGTTGGCTTAATTGTTAG